From Quercus lobata isolate SW786 chromosome 1, ValleyOak3.0 Primary Assembly, whole genome shotgun sequence, one genomic window encodes:
- the LOC115978094 gene encoding transmembrane protein 45B has translation MGTLVGHVAPGFGFFIIGLWHLYNHIKLHAQYPNSYTSLPWFPTSKSRYFELFLIMGGSVASIAMELFISPDRHQPFDSDGTIPSNHLHNFEHSNISLTFIVYAAFAIALDKVGPKAQHGLTQLIGAIAFAQMFLLFRFHSTDHMGPEGQYHLLLQFVIAISLATTLMGIGNPKSFIISFVRSVSIVFQGVWLMVMGFMLWIPELLPKGCFLHLEEGHKVARCSGDEALYRAKSLIVLQFSWYVAGITSLAVLFYLFLVKAYGEKVEYASLIKEEEQEGEDFDDIESQKKSKIGNSTSFIQMGKVFAPVDMER, from the coding sequence ATGGGCACCTTGGTGGGACATGTGGCACCAGGCTTTGGGTTTTTCATCATTGGCTTATGGCACCTCTATAACCACATCAAGCTCCATGCTCAGTACCCAAATTCTTATACCTCTTTACCATGGTTTCCCACCTCAAAAAGCAGGTACTTTGAGCTCTTCTTGATCATGGGAGGCAGTGTTGCCTCCATAGCCATGGAACTCTTCATAAGCCCTGATAGACACCAACCCTTTGACTCTGATGGAACCATCCCTTCCAACCATCTCCACAACTTTGAACACTCCAACATCTCACTGACTTTCATTGTCTATGCTGCTTTTGCTATAGCTCTTGACAAAGTTGGCCCCAAAGCTCAACATGGGCTAACACAATTGATTGGTGCCATAGCCTTTGCACAAATGTTTCTTCTATTTCGCTTTCACTCAACTGACCACATGGGCCCAGAAGGCCAATACCACTTACTTCTACAATTTGTTATTGCTATTTCTCTAGCCACCACTCTTATGGGAATTGGTAACCCAAAGAGTTTCATAATCAGCTTTGTAAGGTCAGTCAGCATAGTTTTTCAAGGTGTGTGGCTTATGGTCATGGGCTTCATGTTGTGGATACCAGAATTGTTACCTAAAGGTTGCTTTTTGCACCTAGAAGAGGGTCACAAAGTGGCTAGGTGTTCAGGGGATGAAGCACTTTATCGTGCTAAATCATTGATAGTCCTTCAATTTAGCTGGTACGTTGCTGGAATCACCAGTCTAGCAGTgctcttctatttatttttggttaaagCTTATGGAGAGAAGGTGGAGTATGCTTCATTGATAAAAGAAGAGGAACAAGAAGGAGAAGATTTTGATGATATTGAGTcccaaaagaagagcaaaattGGCAATTCAACGAGCTTTATTCAAATGGGAAAAGTCTTTGCACCCGTTGACATGGAAAGGTAA